Proteins encoded within one genomic window of Silene latifolia isolate original U9 population unplaced genomic scaffold, ASM4854445v1 scaffold_150, whole genome shotgun sequence:
- the LOC141637829 gene encoding uncharacterized protein LOC141637829: MEWVEAVLRELSEEETVRFVMGVWAVWEVRNGVVFEGRDVQLRRVVARVRELLKEMEEVEVAAVEQRTRREQGERGTRPGEVRGWQKPSHGLVKINVDAGVKEGDEMGIGVVCRDENGTVQWGWAKRRREEFTARVAEAEAVLVGLQLAKRMKVRDICVEGDCKELIEALQHGHTGRSDFHVVIEEINLFCRNFNSVFWSFSSRNFNLIAHELAHFCKVGGSLFFDDSTIPSRIVDLGAADLNGRM, from the coding sequence ATGGAGTGGGTGGAAGCCGTTCTTAGGGAGTTAAGTGAGGAGGAGACAGTGAGGTTCGTGATGGGAGTATGGGCAGTATGGGAGGTGCGGAATGGAGTGGTGTTTGAGGGGCGCGATGTTCAATTGAGACGTGTGGTGGCCAGGGTAAGAGAGTTGttgaaggagatggaggaggttgAGGTGGCTGCTGTTGAACAGAGGACGAGAAGAGAACAGGGGGAGAGAGGAACGAGGCCAGGGGAGGTACGGGGGTGGCAAAAACCCAGTCATGGATTGGTCAAAATTAACGTCGATGCGGGGGTTAAAGAGGGAGATGAGATGGGTATTGGAGTGGTATGTAGGGATGAGAATGGGACAGTCCAATGGGGATGGGCAAAGAGACGGAGGGAGGAGTTCACAGCTCGGGTGGCGGAAGCAGAGGCGGTGTTGGTTGGATTGCAGCTTGCTAAGAGGATGAAGGTTCGAGATATTTGCGTTGAAGGCGACTGTAAAGAGCTCATTGAGGCACTTCAGCACGGTCACACTGGACGGAGTGATTTCCACGTTGTCATCGAAGAGATTAATTTGTTTTGTCGTAATTTTAATTCCGTTTTTTGGTCTTTTAGTAGTAGAAACTTTAATTTAATTGCTCATGAATTAGCTCACTTTTGTAAGGTTGGTGGTAGTCTGTTTTTCGATGATTCGACTATTCCGAGTCGTATTGTTGATCTTGGAGCTGCCGATTTGAATGGAAGGATGTAA
- the LOC141637845 gene encoding uncharacterized protein LOC141637845, with the protein MSAIRGSAKKRIEAEPLQASDKRVKRNCDVEDDEDFFDNDLSSEIKGIVSALQMIKQKAHSDGQKKKEETISSVATEIRSMFEELKTKIEKDRQTFAKALSKSSKECENVLKEETVKFEAIYEKFSKEKITHLQALKDTISKYEEEKERLITRYEQLRKKEKSMLQEKDKTCAEKIAELENSLKKKKKDDKTFSLLRKTLGSFLDPASDEDFPPDD; encoded by the exons ATGTCGGCAATTAGAGGAAGCGCGAAGAAGCGTATCGAAGCCGAACCTCTTCAAGCTTCTGATAAGCGAGTGAAGCGTAACTGTGATGTTGAAGATGACGAGGATTTCTTCGACAACGATCTTTCCAG CGAGATCAAAGGAATTGTCTCGGCGTTGCAGATGATCAAGCAGAAAGCTCATAGCGATGGCCAGAAGAAGAAGGAGGAAACAATTTCTAG TGTGGCAACAGAGATCAGGTCTATGTTCGAAGAGTTGAAGACAAAGATTGAAAAGGACAG GCAAACTTTTGCAAAAGCGCTGTCGAAGAgctcaaaagag TGTGAGAATGTACTAAAAGAGGAAACAGTCAAGTTTGAAGCAATCTATGAGAAATTCAGCAAAGAGAAAATAACTCATCTGCAAGCACTAAAAG ATACCATTTCCAAGTATGAAGAAGAGAAAGAGAGGCTGATCACACGATACGAGCAACTAC GAAAGAAAGAGAAAAGCATGTTGCAGGAAAAAGATAAAACTTGTGCTGAAAAGATCGCAGAGCTTGAAAATTccttgaagaagaagaaaaag GATGACAAAACTTTTAGCCTTCTAAGGAAGACTCTGGGATCGTTCCTGGACCCTGCTTCAGATGAAGACTTTCCTCCTGATGATTAA